A DNA window from Candidatus Baltobacteraceae bacterium contains the following coding sequences:
- a CDS encoding NHL repeat-containing protein, with amino-acid sequence MDASSVPSTTMVTTKRTFALLAALTMAGCSGAGAAGNPIPGFGTAPAPATNAAERARLTVRVRIPKRRRGARRARYISPATKGMTLAFSGASSLTDTVGLTPSSPGCKGSPLECTVELSLRPGSYLLTVRAYDKAPAAHAIPTGANLLSSASNLPVKVAAGTQNHLGLTLDGVPAKLTIGTFAFGTAGTGFLASSFTIGAQDADSDTIVGTYATPVKLSDSDTSGAIAVATSGTDGPPAQTLLGSSDTAALSYSGAPLGAVTIVAAAGNVKASRVFAVTNPIFVADGSGTNLKEIAPDCFLAGCTKTLSPGGYGDIVGLASAANGDLYVADAPSQTIYHYQSCPEGECLVDTPATGVPSLKGLAIDSGAHHVYASSGSYVYEFSPPSCETTSCASNVAQGAFFNPAGVAVDASENLYVADPSLGAVYKVPSGCTSPTCVVALGGTASNTPQGVAVDNAGHVYVADTFGSIFEMPDTCQSQSCATAIGAGFLEPYNVAIDDLGNVNVTDVTANKVYQFVPQCSVESCTFSVGGGFSGPSAVSIP; translated from the coding sequence ATGGACGCTTCGTCCGTACCGTCCACAACGATGGTAACGACAAAACGGACGTTCGCGCTTCTCGCTGCGCTGACGATGGCAGGATGCAGTGGCGCCGGCGCGGCGGGCAACCCGATTCCGGGGTTCGGCACCGCGCCGGCGCCGGCGACCAACGCGGCGGAGAGAGCGCGACTGACCGTACGCGTGCGGATTCCCAAACGGCGGCGCGGCGCGCGGCGCGCACGCTACATCTCGCCGGCGACGAAGGGGATGACGCTTGCGTTTAGCGGGGCGTCGTCGTTAACCGATACCGTCGGCCTCACACCGTCGAGCCCGGGCTGCAAAGGTTCGCCCTTGGAGTGCACGGTCGAGCTTTCGCTACGTCCCGGCAGCTACTTGCTCACGGTGCGGGCGTACGACAAGGCGCCGGCAGCACACGCGATTCCAACCGGAGCAAACCTGCTGTCTTCTGCGTCGAACCTTCCGGTCAAGGTTGCCGCCGGGACGCAGAATCATTTGGGCCTCACGCTCGACGGCGTCCCGGCGAAGCTGACGATCGGCACGTTTGCGTTTGGCACCGCCGGCACCGGATTTTTAGCGAGCTCGTTTACCATCGGAGCGCAAGACGCGGATAGCGACACGATCGTCGGTACCTATGCAACGCCCGTGAAGTTGAGCGACAGCGATACCTCCGGCGCAATCGCCGTCGCGACATCGGGGACCGACGGTCCGCCGGCGCAAACGCTTCTGGGCTCTAGCGATACCGCCGCCTTGAGTTACAGCGGCGCGCCGCTGGGAGCGGTGACGATCGTCGCTGCGGCCGGAAACGTAAAAGCCAGCCGCGTGTTTGCCGTGACGAATCCCATCTTCGTCGCTGACGGCAGTGGAACAAACCTGAAGGAAATCGCGCCCGACTGCTTCCTTGCCGGGTGCACCAAGACGCTTTCGCCGGGCGGATACGGCGATATCGTCGGACTTGCCAGCGCTGCGAACGGCGATCTGTATGTTGCCGACGCGCCGAGCCAGACGATCTACCATTACCAGTCGTGCCCCGAGGGAGAGTGTCTCGTCGATACTCCAGCGACGGGCGTGCCGTCGCTCAAGGGCCTTGCGATCGACTCCGGAGCGCACCACGTCTACGCGTCGAGCGGCAGTTACGTGTACGAGTTTTCGCCGCCGTCGTGCGAGACCACGTCGTGCGCGTCGAACGTCGCCCAGGGCGCGTTTTTCAATCCGGCCGGCGTCGCCGTCGACGCTTCGGAAAACCTCTACGTCGCCGATCCAAGCCTCGGCGCGGTTTACAAAGTGCCTTCCGGATGCACGTCGCCAACGTGCGTCGTTGCGCTTGGCGGCACGGCGTCTAACACGCCGCAGGGCGTAGCCGTCGACAACGCGGGCCACGTCTACGTCGCCGACACGTTCGGCAGCATCTTCGAGATGCCGGATACGTGTCAGTCGCAATCGTGTGCGACCGCGATCGGAGCGGGCTTCCTCGAGCCGTACAACGTTGCGATCGACGACTTGGGCAACGTTAACGTTACCGATGTCACGGCAAACAAGGTCTATCAGTTTGTGCCGCAGTGCAGCGTCGAATCGTGCACCTTCAGCGTAGGCGGCGGATTCAGCGGCCCCAGTGCCGTCAGCATCCCGTAA
- a CDS encoding cyclopropane-fatty-acyl-phospholipid synthase family protein, producing the protein MRQPFALADTTHSDPHVDVADGALRELFGDAYLKDFGVAFWDGTRLPATGSERFVLCVNDPGALRMAFSPPVDLNPGRAFAAGILDVEGDVERAVDALLNASSGISLPHTVGLLRLLRRLPKCDLPSLREAKLHGRVHSQERDRLAIGFHYDQPIAFYRTFLDREMVYSCAYWDDGVETLDAAQSAKLDYTLDKLHLRPGERLLDIGCGWGALVVRAAERYGAHVLGITLSQTQYDEAQRRIAAAFVGNRARVELRDYRELAGEQFDKIVSVGMFEHVGRARLPEYFRAAYEALRPGGLFLNHGIADQSDGRKGGRANGFMERFIFPDGELVAVSDALGIAERTGFEVRDVESLREHYARTLRAWGAGLEANRRAAIAAAGEQSYRAWRLYMAGSAQGFATGRLGIFQSVLAKPVGGKVDLPPTRRSLYCR; encoded by the coding sequence ATGCGCCAGCCCTTCGCCCTCGCCGATACCACACATTCCGATCCCCACGTCGACGTGGCCGATGGGGCACTGCGCGAGCTTTTCGGCGACGCCTACCTCAAGGATTTCGGCGTGGCGTTTTGGGACGGAACCCGGTTGCCGGCGACGGGCTCGGAGCGTTTCGTGCTGTGCGTCAACGATCCGGGCGCGCTGCGGATGGCGTTCTCGCCCCCGGTCGATCTCAACCCCGGACGCGCGTTCGCCGCCGGCATTCTCGACGTGGAGGGTGACGTCGAACGGGCCGTCGACGCGCTGCTCAACGCGAGCAGCGGGATCTCGCTGCCGCATACCGTGGGACTGCTGCGCTTGCTGCGCCGGCTTCCAAAATGCGACCTGCCGTCGCTGCGCGAAGCTAAACTGCACGGCCGCGTTCACTCGCAAGAGCGCGATCGTCTGGCGATCGGTTTTCATTACGATCAGCCGATTGCGTTTTACCGGACCTTTCTCGATCGTGAAATGGTGTATTCGTGTGCGTATTGGGACGACGGCGTCGAGACGCTCGATGCGGCCCAATCGGCCAAGCTCGACTACACGCTCGACAAGCTTCATCTTCGGCCCGGCGAGCGGCTATTGGACATTGGCTGCGGCTGGGGCGCGCTGGTCGTGCGCGCGGCCGAACGCTACGGCGCTCACGTGCTCGGCATCACGCTGTCGCAGACGCAATACGACGAGGCGCAGCGCCGAATCGCCGCCGCTTTCGTCGGGAATCGCGCGCGGGTGGAGCTGCGCGATTATCGCGAGCTTGCGGGCGAGCAGTTCGACAAGATCGTCAGCGTCGGCATGTTCGAACACGTCGGCCGCGCGCGACTGCCCGAATACTTTCGCGCGGCCTACGAAGCGCTGCGTCCGGGCGGCCTCTTTCTCAACCACGGCATCGCCGATCAGAGCGACGGCCGTAAGGGCGGACGTGCGAACGGCTTCATGGAGCGCTTCATCTTTCCCGACGGCGAGCTCGTCGCAGTATCCGACGCGCTCGGGATCGCCGAGCGCACCGGCTTCGAAGTGCGCGACGTCGAGAGCCTGCGCGAGCACTACGCGCGGACCTTGCGCGCGTGGGGGGCCGGTCTGGAAGCCAACCGCCGCGCGGCGATCGCGGCCGCCGGCGAACAGAGCTATCGCGCGTGGCGGCTCTATATGGCCGGCAGCGCACAGGGCTTTGCGACGGGGCGGCTCGGCATCTTCCAATCGGTGCTTGCCAAGCCGGTGGGCGGCAAGGTGGATCTTCCCCCTACGCGCCGGAGCCTTTACTGCCGATAA
- a CDS encoding DUF6582 domain-containing protein — protein sequence MQITWRPTKHADAPRSQLPASAFAFPAERKEPLVDASQVRSAVARFAQVQDVSEAERAQAFANIKAAAAYFGVTVGAKSWHDLVG from the coding sequence ATGCAGATCACGTGGCGACCCACCAAGCATGCGGATGCGCCGCGTTCGCAACTCCCCGCGAGCGCCTTCGCCTTCCCGGCCGAGCGCAAAGAACCGCTGGTGGACGCATCGCAAGTGCGCAGCGCGGTCGCTCGGTTCGCCCAGGTCCAGGACGTCTCCGAAGCCGAGCGTGCCCAGGCCTTCGCCAACATCAAGGCGGCCGCGGCCTACTTCGGCGTGACGGTCGGAGCCAAGAGTTGGCACGACCTCGTGGGTTAA
- a CDS encoding CBS domain-containing protein has product MALKASTASDIMTENVEALREDDSLQTAAERLAQHDVGALPICDEQQRVQGIVTDRDIVIHGIAQGKDPRKTTVGEIVTPNPVTVTPEDPVERVIDIMAEKQIRRIPVVEDGKLVGMISQADIAQSVPADQAGRMLSQISSM; this is encoded by the coding sequence ATGGCATTGAAAGCATCGACCGCTTCCGACATTATGACCGAGAACGTTGAAGCGTTGCGCGAGGATGATTCGCTTCAAACCGCCGCGGAACGCTTGGCGCAACACGACGTGGGCGCGCTCCCGATCTGCGACGAACAGCAGCGCGTACAGGGAATCGTCACCGACCGCGACATCGTCATTCACGGGATAGCACAGGGAAAAGACCCGCGCAAAACGACCGTCGGCGAGATCGTTACGCCCAACCCGGTGACCGTCACTCCCGAAGACCCGGTAGAGCGCGTCATCGACATCATGGCGGAAAAACAAATCCGGCGCATTCCGGTCGTCGAAGACGGCAAACTCGTCGGCATGATCAGTCAAGCCGATATTGCTCAGTCCGTTCCGGCGGACCAAGCCGGAAGGATGCTGAGTCAGATTTCGTCGATGTAA
- a CDS encoding ATP-binding protein, producing the protein MTAMSWSTGTVDSPNVRLMRRSFVHELRRLGRTEAEISDGEIILGELLANACEHGRLPIAVELRPSGRRWQLSVSDCGSGFVRNTLPYDPRGERGRGFHIVEQLGATIRVTDGASPNIEVSLPFGD; encoded by the coding sequence ATGACGGCGATGTCGTGGAGCACCGGGACGGTCGATTCGCCGAACGTGCGCCTAATGCGCCGGTCGTTCGTGCACGAGCTGCGCCGATTGGGGCGCACCGAGGCTGAGATTTCCGACGGAGAAATCATTCTCGGAGAGCTGCTCGCCAACGCGTGCGAGCACGGCCGTCTGCCGATTGCCGTCGAGCTGCGTCCTTCTGGAAGGCGTTGGCAGCTATCCGTTAGCGATTGCGGTTCCGGCTTCGTCCGCAACACGCTTCCGTACGATCCGCGGGGCGAGCGAGGACGCGGGTTTCACATCGTCGAGCAACTCGGCGCAACGATTCGCGTCACGGATGGCGCGTCGCCGAATATCGAAGTGTCGCTGCCGTTCGGCGATTAA
- the solA gene encoding N-methyl-L-tryptophan oxidase: MRYDVAVVGLGGMGGAALAHLATRGVSAIGLERFERLHQKGSSTGESRIIRKAYFENPAYVPLLQRSYELWHELEMQSGRELVDFVGILMVGTPDREGIAGTLRAANEYDLPLEQFDADQIARRFPGTLPRRDEVGLLEHQAGIVFPESALDAHLNVAAAHGADMRFNTRVESIDKRDGVHHVYLDDGTEIEATNLVICPGMWAQPLLADLELPLRVQRNVQIWFEPLNAHFDRGIFPTFFIERADLPAPLYGFPAINGALKSALHKFGNFVDPEKVERRIHDDDATIVGGALDDWLEGAAGSYLRGRVCTYTLTPDGNFIIDKHPNDSSVTIACGFSGHGYKFCPVVGEIVADLAVDGGTRHDIGFLGINRFSQSSMRAI; this comes from the coding sequence GTGCGCTACGACGTCGCGGTAGTCGGTCTTGGCGGGATGGGAGGCGCCGCGCTCGCGCATCTTGCGACCCGCGGCGTGAGCGCGATCGGGCTCGAGCGGTTCGAGCGCCTTCATCAAAAGGGCTCGTCGACCGGCGAGTCGCGCATTATCCGCAAAGCCTACTTCGAAAACCCCGCGTACGTCCCGCTTCTCCAGCGCAGCTACGAGCTCTGGCACGAGTTGGAAATGCAATCCGGACGCGAGCTGGTCGATTTCGTCGGCATCCTGATGGTCGGAACCCCCGACCGCGAAGGAATCGCCGGCACGTTACGCGCCGCCAACGAGTACGATCTGCCGCTCGAGCAGTTCGATGCGGACCAGATCGCGCGGCGCTTCCCCGGCACGCTCCCGCGACGCGACGAAGTCGGACTGCTCGAGCATCAAGCCGGCATCGTTTTTCCCGAGTCGGCGCTGGACGCGCATCTCAACGTTGCCGCGGCGCACGGCGCCGACATGCGCTTCAACACGCGCGTCGAGTCGATCGACAAGCGCGACGGCGTGCACCACGTCTATCTCGACGACGGCACGGAGATCGAAGCGACGAATCTCGTCATCTGTCCCGGCATGTGGGCGCAGCCACTGCTCGCCGATCTCGAATTGCCGCTGCGCGTGCAGCGCAACGTGCAGATCTGGTTCGAGCCGCTCAACGCACACTTTGACCGCGGCATCTTTCCGACGTTTTTCATCGAACGCGCCGATCTGCCGGCGCCGCTCTACGGCTTTCCGGCGATTAACGGCGCGCTCAAATCTGCCTTGCACAAGTTCGGGAACTTCGTCGATCCCGAGAAGGTCGAGCGGCGCATTCACGACGACGACGCGACCATCGTCGGCGGCGCGCTCGACGACTGGCTCGAAGGCGCCGCCGGCAGCTACTTGCGCGGACGCGTTTGCACCTATACGCTCACTCCGGACGGGAACTTCATCATCGACAAACACCCGAACGATTCGTCGGTGACGATCGCCTGCGGTTTCTCAGGACACGGCTATAAGTTCTGTCCCGTCGTCGGGGAGATCGTCGCCGATCTCGCGGTCGACGGGGGCACGCGTCACGACATCGGCTTCTTGGGCATAAACCGGTTCAGCCAATCGAGCATGCGCGCCATCTGA
- a CDS encoding zinc-binding dehydrogenase yields MRALQYQKFGEPDEVVSPVTIDTPQPDDGEVLVRVSLSPIHNHDLATIRGVYGVKPPLPAIGGSELVGTVDGKRVAVLARGAWAEYALAHPDGLVPIPDGIPDEVAAQLLAMPLSAIVLFDELRVSKGDWIVQNAANGAVGRTLTTAAQKAGVNVMNLVRREAAAQELRARGAKHAVVQEGDWVKRVREDIAGAPIARVVDSVCDENSIALNGLLAPDGEHVVFGALAKRPLCVNPGTLIYGQTHVRGFWMIAWMNKASAQQKADVVGRCLGMALAGELWLPVAGTYPLEDATQALRAAETAGRPGKVLIAP; encoded by the coding sequence ATGCGCGCGCTGCAATACCAAAAGTTCGGCGAGCCTGACGAAGTCGTCAGTCCGGTCACGATTGATACGCCTCAACCCGATGACGGAGAAGTGTTGGTGCGCGTCTCGCTGTCGCCTATTCACAATCACGACTTGGCGACGATTCGCGGCGTCTACGGCGTGAAGCCCCCGCTGCCGGCAATCGGTGGAAGCGAGCTGGTCGGCACGGTCGACGGCAAGCGCGTCGCCGTTCTCGCGCGTGGCGCGTGGGCCGAGTACGCGCTCGCGCACCCCGACGGGCTCGTGCCGATTCCCGACGGGATCCCCGACGAAGTCGCCGCGCAGCTGTTGGCGATGCCGTTGTCGGCGATCGTGCTCTTCGACGAGCTGCGCGTTTCCAAAGGCGATTGGATCGTGCAGAACGCCGCCAACGGTGCGGTCGGACGCACGCTGACGACCGCCGCGCAGAAAGCCGGCGTCAACGTGATGAACCTCGTGCGGCGCGAGGCTGCAGCGCAAGAACTGCGCGCGCGCGGCGCCAAGCACGCCGTCGTTCAAGAAGGCGATTGGGTCAAGCGCGTGCGCGAAGACATCGCCGGCGCGCCGATCGCCCGGGTCGTCGACTCGGTCTGCGATGAAAACTCGATCGCGCTCAACGGCTTGCTCGCACCCGACGGCGAGCACGTCGTCTTCGGTGCCTTGGCCAAGCGCCCGCTCTGCGTCAACCCGGGCACGCTCATCTATGGGCAGACGCACGTACGCGGGTTCTGGATGATCGCGTGGATGAACAAGGCGAGCGCGCAGCAGAAAGCCGACGTCGTCGGCCGCTGCCTTGGCATGGCGCTCGCGGGCGAGCTCTGGCTTCCCGTCGCCGGAACCTATCCTTTAGAGGATGCGACGCAGGCGCTGCGCGCCGCCGAAACCGCCGGCCGCCCGGGCAAAGTCCTCATTGCCCCGTAG
- a CDS encoding TonB-dependent receptor, with the protein MKRIYTFALLLVVSSCLSLPTAGFAAEGSTVIARVLDTQGGLPIPGATVELQRAGGKVKSAQTDAYGTATLKDMDPGTYVVLIRANGYQTARLAPDLIVAGGVPEIGFQTGLSRAHGLRTIGYVATAGRLSLQTTSTINTPVDTSMLQSENYGRLADLLTTVPGVTTSTSSSVGDDMSLSIRGFDSTETATLLDGHPIGPVGAFGGGYNYNVSPFWGLSGTDVVFGSGASGLFGATTIAGAVNMETVNPTRDPHFSLTQGVGTNDKLMTGFLGTGTAGNLGYAFAWGVQGTNGNFPGGYITQNALLQGSATHVNCANPAQPNSKSCQNTLLNPAPDLTSANVNNNLNTYWVTGQYSQYNFVGKLKYDFSPRTSLQLTAYSANDWSNSTGEGDNDYQTYPYALYGAQTTIAGNGKAGSQAYVNGVLKTCHNAITVLTDTPGGYTCMTAKQYAVNFYGPFGGGIDRWRSLGNQDYDARLNQKLGMGTITLEGFADTYNYNEQKGPGSVIGVATPYGPGPFYLNLYKNRGYLLSDDFSWSKNDFGFGYSWLHEGISNGYSNTNSAGTQIAYFTYNPELYLSTGSYFLRDTYTPNDRLQMFGNLWVQRSQDTSTTYVDPRFSVVYHLTPGDVLRATTGRSYSEPDPSLLALAPPVYGAPTSVNCPSNTTGSGALVSIASEADPDLKPETANDIELAYGHRFTSTTNFQADVYQSWENQALLSGNTQITNIPQVTVPQHLIDQYLARLSKCPGLNPTIDNLAFSSTFNASGARYRGIVLSTNVGITRSVQFNASYTAQSAAYIGIPQDILQQNTGLIDGAQIYGIPLHQATAGLSYQNRTGFGARIDTTYVGNNNSWNRPAFWFANGSVSQGSSDGKTVVTLGVNNIFNSAAQQYGLIGAGVYQPQNYYGLGPASGLTQGQEEYGLPFRQYWLTVKVGI; encoded by the coding sequence ATGAAGCGCATTTATACGTTTGCATTGCTGTTGGTCGTGTCCAGCTGCCTCTCCCTGCCGACGGCCGGCTTTGCCGCCGAAGGCAGCACGGTCATCGCGCGAGTACTCGATACGCAAGGCGGCTTGCCGATACCCGGCGCGACCGTCGAACTCCAGCGCGCGGGCGGTAAAGTGAAGAGCGCGCAGACCGACGCCTACGGTACCGCGACGTTAAAAGATATGGATCCGGGAACGTACGTCGTGCTCATCCGCGCGAACGGTTATCAAACCGCGCGGCTAGCTCCGGACCTCATCGTTGCCGGCGGCGTACCTGAGATCGGCTTCCAGACCGGTTTGAGCCGCGCGCACGGCCTCAGGACGATCGGCTACGTGGCGACGGCCGGCCGTTTATCGCTGCAAACGACGTCGACGATCAACACGCCCGTCGACACGAGCATGCTTCAGAGCGAAAACTACGGCCGCTTGGCCGACCTGCTCACTACGGTGCCCGGCGTGACGACGTCGACCAGCTCGTCGGTTGGTGACGACATGTCGCTCTCCATCCGTGGTTTCGACTCGACGGAAACCGCGACGCTTCTCGACGGGCATCCGATCGGTCCGGTCGGTGCGTTCGGCGGCGGCTACAACTATAACGTCTCGCCGTTCTGGGGACTCAGCGGCACCGACGTGGTCTTCGGCTCGGGCGCTTCGGGATTATTCGGCGCGACCACGATCGCCGGTGCGGTCAACATGGAAACGGTCAATCCGACCCGCGATCCGCATTTCTCGCTTACGCAGGGTGTTGGAACCAATGACAAGCTGATGACCGGATTCCTGGGAACGGGGACGGCCGGTAATCTCGGTTACGCTTTTGCGTGGGGTGTCCAGGGAACCAACGGTAACTTCCCCGGCGGGTACATCACGCAGAATGCTTTGCTTCAAGGCAGCGCAACGCACGTCAACTGTGCTAACCCGGCGCAGCCAAACTCCAAGTCGTGTCAAAACACGCTGCTCAATCCGGCGCCGGATTTGACCAGCGCAAACGTGAACAACAATCTCAACACCTATTGGGTCACCGGACAGTACTCGCAGTATAACTTCGTCGGCAAGCTCAAGTACGATTTCTCGCCGCGCACCAGCCTCCAGTTGACCGCGTACTCGGCGAACGACTGGTCGAACTCCACCGGCGAGGGCGACAACGATTATCAAACGTACCCGTACGCCCTCTACGGCGCCCAGACGACAATCGCGGGCAACGGTAAGGCGGGCTCTCAGGCCTACGTCAACGGAGTCCTCAAGACGTGCCATAACGCGATCACCGTGCTCACCGACACGCCCGGTGGTTACACGTGCATGACGGCCAAACAGTACGCCGTGAACTTTTACGGGCCGTTCGGAGGCGGCATCGATCGCTGGCGATCGCTGGGCAATCAAGACTACGACGCCCGTCTCAACCAGAAGTTGGGAATGGGTACGATCACGCTCGAAGGCTTCGCCGATACGTACAACTACAACGAGCAAAAAGGTCCCGGCTCCGTCATCGGGGTCGCGACGCCGTATGGCCCGGGACCGTTCTATCTCAACCTCTATAAGAATCGCGGATACCTACTCAGCGACGACTTCTCGTGGTCGAAGAACGATTTCGGCTTCGGCTATTCGTGGCTGCACGAGGGCATCAGCAACGGTTATTCCAATACGAACAGCGCCGGGACGCAGATTGCGTATTTCACGTACAATCCCGAGCTCTACCTGAGCACCGGCAGCTACTTCCTTCGCGACACGTACACACCCAACGATCGCCTGCAGATGTTCGGCAATCTCTGGGTTCAGCGGTCGCAGGATACGTCGACGACCTACGTCGATCCGCGCTTCTCGGTCGTGTATCATCTGACGCCGGGCGACGTTCTTCGTGCGACCACGGGACGTTCGTATAGCGAACCCGATCCGTCGCTGCTCGCGCTCGCGCCGCCCGTTTACGGCGCGCCCACGAGCGTCAACTGCCCGTCGAATACGACCGGCAGCGGTGCGCTGGTTTCGATTGCCTCCGAAGCCGATCCCGACCTCAAGCCCGAGACGGCAAACGACATCGAGCTGGCCTACGGTCACCGCTTCACCTCGACCACCAACTTTCAGGCCGACGTGTATCAGTCGTGGGAGAACCAAGCACTGCTTAGCGGCAACACGCAAATCACGAATATTCCGCAAGTAACGGTGCCTCAGCACTTGATCGATCAGTATCTCGCGCGGTTGTCGAAGTGTCCGGGGCTCAACCCCACGATCGATAACCTCGCGTTCAGCTCAACGTTCAACGCCTCGGGCGCGCGTTATCGCGGCATCGTGCTGTCGACGAACGTGGGCATCACGCGCAGCGTGCAGTTCAACGCCTCCTACACGGCTCAGTCGGCAGCCTACATCGGGATTCCGCAAGACATCCTGCAGCAGAATACCGGTCTGATCGACGGCGCCCAAATCTACGGCATCCCGCTGCATCAGGCAACGGCCGGCCTCTCATACCAGAACCGCACCGGCTTCGGAGCGCGCATCGACACGACGTACGTCGGCAATAACAACAGCTGGAACCGTCCGGCGTTCTGGTTTGCCAACGGCAGCGTTTCACAAGGCAGCTCCGACGGCAAGACGGTCGTGACGCTCGGCGTCAATAACATCTTCAATAGCGCCGCGCAGCAATATGGTTTGATCGGTGCCGGCGTGTATCAACCGCAGAACTATTACGGGCTCGGCCCGGCGAGCGGTCTTACGCAAGGGCAAGAAGAGTACGGCCTGCCGTTCCGTCAATATTGGCTCACCGTTAAGGTCGGTATTTAA
- a CDS encoding S9 family peptidase: protein MALYDDVWEYFRRAHESGLGRLRNAVALAPSPDGKRIVFTGRMLEKLEGTPVLALGIVDVAGGVPHNLDTRPGTASAAAWSPDGTLAYVSGGTAIVVGAQKIETGIDGTVEEIAWNADSKRLLVRVAGRGADASGAAGSGMAGNGIDGVPSWHPYVERARDDEAWRRAYVVDAKTGKTLWQSPSSDNVWEAVWCGGDGIAAIVSNDPTESSWYSSALVTYALGGARRTLFTPHEEIGLPAASPDARYVTAIVACCSDRTIVAGDLVLFDTQSATPQPQPVATAIDVTHAVWRDAHRLLYAGIQRMDVVAGEFDVRTGRTRELWRTSESAGSDWPLVWPIGDGDAFLTVVDSYGRYQRIVAVENARERVICDLSHDGTDFIAQAGGHAERVTWKGRDGLEIDGMLVRPEGDGPYPLVVNVHGGPVFSFRNDWSLHYFYVPIFARHGYAVLNPNPRGSRGRGQDFARMVRGDMCGEDTHDILLGVEAMVERGIADPDRIAVTGRSYGGYMSSWLVTQTDRFAAAIPTSPVTNNFSHHWTANIPEFNRRFLKDDPYSTNGMYHARSPVFFANRAKTPTLSMAGARDRCTPAGQATEFHRALAENGVACELVIYPEEGHHVDRLEAQADQMARMLDWLNRFMPKKPMS from the coding sequence ATGGCGCTCTATGACGATGTTTGGGAGTATTTTCGCCGCGCGCACGAATCCGGGTTAGGACGGCTCCGCAACGCGGTCGCGCTCGCGCCGTCGCCCGACGGCAAGCGCATCGTGTTTACCGGTCGCATGCTCGAAAAGCTCGAAGGTACGCCGGTGTTGGCGCTCGGCATCGTCGACGTTGCCGGCGGCGTACCGCACAATCTCGACACACGTCCCGGAACGGCGTCCGCTGCGGCCTGGTCGCCGGACGGAACCCTGGCGTACGTTTCGGGTGGTACGGCGATCGTCGTCGGCGCCCAGAAGATCGAAACCGGAATCGACGGCACCGTGGAAGAGATTGCGTGGAACGCCGATTCGAAGCGGCTGCTCGTGCGCGTCGCGGGCCGCGGTGCCGATGCGTCGGGTGCTGCGGGCTCGGGCATGGCCGGCAACGGGATCGACGGCGTGCCGTCGTGGCATCCGTACGTCGAGCGCGCGCGCGACGACGAAGCGTGGCGGCGCGCGTACGTCGTCGACGCTAAAACCGGTAAAACGCTGTGGCAGTCGCCGAGTTCGGACAACGTCTGGGAAGCCGTGTGGTGCGGCGGCGACGGTATTGCGGCAATCGTTTCGAACGATCCGACGGAATCGTCGTGGTACAGCTCGGCGCTCGTCACCTATGCGCTCGGCGGCGCGCGCCGCACGCTGTTCACGCCCCATGAAGAGATCGGCCTGCCCGCGGCATCACCCGACGCGAGATACGTCACGGCAATCGTTGCGTGCTGCAGCGATCGAACCATCGTCGCGGGCGACCTGGTGCTATTCGACACCCAGAGTGCGACACCGCAGCCGCAGCCCGTCGCGACCGCTATCGACGTCACGCACGCCGTCTGGCGCGACGCGCACCGGTTGTTGTACGCCGGTATCCAGCGTATGGACGTCGTCGCCGGAGAGTTCGACGTACGCACGGGGCGCACGCGCGAGCTCTGGCGTACGAGCGAATCGGCCGGCAGCGATTGGCCGCTCGTGTGGCCGATCGGCGACGGCGACGCGTTCCTGACGGTCGTCGATTCGTACGGCCGCTACCAACGTATCGTCGCGGTCGAAAACGCCCGCGAACGCGTGATCTGCGATCTCAGCCACGACGGCACCGACTTCATCGCGCAAGCCGGGGGACACGCGGAACGCGTGACGTGGAAGGGCCGCGATGGCCTCGAGATCGACGGAATGCTCGTCCGTCCGGAAGGCGACGGGCCGTATCCTTTGGTGGTCAACGTACACGGCGGTCCCGTGTTTTCGTTTCGCAACGACTGGTCGCTTCACTATTTCTACGTTCCGATCTTCGCGCGGCACGGCTACGCGGTGCTCAATCCCAATCCGCGCGGCAGCCGCGGTCGCGGCCAAGATTTCGCGCGCATGGTGCGCGGCGATATGTGCGGCGAGGACACGCACGACATTCTGCTCGGCGTCGAAGCGATGGTCGAGCGCGGCATCGCCGATCCCGACCGCATTGCCGTGACCGGACGCAGCTACGGCGGCTACATGTCGAGCTGGCTCGTCACGCAAACCGATCGCTTCGCCGCCGCCATTCCCACATCGCCCGTCACCAACAACTTCAGCCATCATTGGACGGCGAACATTCCCGAGTTTAACCGGCGCTTTCTCAAGGACGATCCCTATAGCACCAACGGCATGTACCACGCGCGCAGCCCGGTGTTTTTCGCGAATCGCGCCAAGACGCCGACGCTGTCGATGGCGGGTGCGCGCGATCGCTGCACGCCGGCCGGACAAGCGACCGAGTTTCACCGCGCGTTAGCGGAGAACGGCGTTGCCTGCGAGCTGGTGATCTATCCGGAAGAAGGCCATCACGTCGACCGCCTGGAGGCGCAAGCCGATCAGATGGCGCGCATGCTCGATTGGCTGAACCGGTTTATGCCCAAGAAGCCGATGTCGTGA